The following are encoded together in the Actinoplanes sp. N902-109 genome:
- a CDS encoding nuclear transport factor 2 family protein, which yields MRPPVPPFTRESALAKVQAAEDAWNTCDPGRVALAYTEDSVWRNRDVFVTGRAEIVAFLTAKWQRERDYALRKSLWAFDGDRIAVRFQYECRDPAGQWWRSYGNEQWEFDAAGLMRRREASINDVRIDGSDRRIFGPRPAAERADLPLR from the coding sequence GTGCGACCACCCGTACCGCCGTTCACCCGCGAATCCGCGCTCGCCAAGGTGCAGGCCGCCGAGGACGCCTGGAACACCTGCGACCCCGGCCGCGTCGCCCTCGCGTACACCGAGGACTCGGTCTGGCGCAACCGCGACGTCTTCGTCACCGGCCGCGCCGAGATCGTCGCCTTCCTCACCGCCAAGTGGCAGCGCGAACGTGACTACGCGCTGCGCAAATCCCTGTGGGCCTTCGACGGCGACCGCATCGCGGTGCGCTTCCAGTACGAGTGCCGCGACCCCGCCGGTCAGTGGTGGCGCAGCTACGGCAACGAGCAGTGGGAGTTCGACGCCGCGGGCCTGATGCGCCGTCGCGAGGCCAGCATCAACGACGTCCGCATCGACGGGTCCGACCGGCGCATCTTCGGCCCCCGCCCGGCCGCCGAGCGCGCCGATCTCCCGCTGCGCTGA
- a CDS encoding TetR/AcrR family transcriptional regulator: protein MVLPVNEPAGEPAREPAREPAGEPAGESAREPAGGSAGDARRRVLDAAEARIVARGIRAMAMTEVRDAAGVSLKRLYALYPTKEALVDAVLDRRDEWWRGRLRDVVDRVDDPRERLLAVFDWLAAWFAEPGFRGCTWINAYGEMGATSPAVLARVREHKDRFAAQLTGWAADAGLPPQLGAQVLLLAEGAMVTAAIQGSPAVAATARDAAAALLGAAAGRLGSHR, encoded by the coding sequence ATGGTTCTCCCCGTCAACGAACCGGCCGGCGAACCGGCCCGCGAACCGGCCCGCGAACCGGCTGGCGAACCGGCCGGCGAATCGGCCCGCGAACCGGCCGGTGGATCGGCCGGCGATGCCCGCCGCCGGGTGCTGGACGCCGCCGAGGCCCGCATCGTCGCCCGCGGCATCCGCGCCATGGCCATGACCGAGGTGCGCGACGCGGCGGGTGTGTCGCTCAAGCGCCTCTACGCCCTGTACCCGACCAAGGAAGCCCTGGTCGACGCGGTGCTGGACCGCCGCGACGAGTGGTGGCGCGGCCGGCTGCGCGACGTCGTCGACCGGGTGGACGACCCGCGCGAGCGGCTGCTGGCGGTCTTCGACTGGCTCGCGGCCTGGTTCGCCGAGCCCGGCTTCCGCGGCTGCACCTGGATCAATGCGTACGGCGAGATGGGCGCGACCTCCCCGGCGGTGCTGGCCCGGGTGCGCGAGCACAAGGACCGCTTCGCCGCCCAGCTGACCGGCTGGGCCGCCGACGCCGGGCTGCCCCCGCAGCTCGGCGCCCAGGTGCTGCTGCTCGCCGAGGGGGCCATGGTGACCGCCGCGATCCAGGGCAGCCCGGCAGTCGCGGCCACGGCCCGGGACGCGGCCGCCGCCCTGCTCGGCGCCGCCGCGGGGCGGCTCGGCTCGCACCGCTGA
- a CDS encoding SigE family RNA polymerase sigma factor, whose translation MTTDDTVRSTDFDEFVQGRGRALLRFAYVLSGDAHLAEDLVQEVLARMHRRWDRIAAMDNAEAYVRTAIVRQFLSWRRRRAYREAVLAEVPEAAGSEEPQQHVVARDQMWRLLRGLPRAQRAVLVLRFYCDLPDPAIAELLGCGQSTVRSQAARALTRMRAMITDNGGGNG comes from the coding sequence ATGACCACGGACGACACGGTACGCAGCACGGACTTCGACGAGTTCGTCCAGGGCCGTGGCCGCGCGCTGCTGCGGTTCGCGTACGTGCTGTCCGGCGACGCGCATCTCGCCGAGGACCTGGTCCAGGAGGTGCTGGCCCGGATGCACCGGCGCTGGGACCGGATCGCCGCGATGGACAACGCCGAGGCGTACGTGCGCACCGCGATCGTCCGGCAGTTCCTGTCGTGGCGCCGGCGGCGGGCGTACCGGGAAGCGGTCCTCGCCGAGGTGCCGGAGGCGGCCGGGTCGGAGGAGCCGCAGCAGCACGTCGTCGCCCGCGACCAGATGTGGCGGCTGCTGCGCGGACTGCCCCGGGCGCAGCGGGCCGTGCTGGTGCTGCGCTTCTACTGCGACCTGCCGGACCCGGCGATCGCCGAGCTGCTCGGTTGCGGCCAGTCGACCGTCCGCTCGCAGGCGGCCCGCGCCCTGACCCGGATGCGCGCCATGATCACCGACAACGGGGGTGGCAATGGATGA
- a CDS encoding aromatic acid exporter family protein, with translation MLRSLTGSVDPILVVGAGLALCALVTALLRRKVKPVVEAAGRTVLARVRPHLPAGLCRVAHRCYGRIDPATVRATLVASIAAGIAWSFATTLQLAGAVTASITAILSVQLSAHASVRDGTKRLVGTAAGIGVALAVWHVFGPSPSSIAVIAGCGLIAGRLLRLGDGAVAVPATSLGVLVAGGVVSNTLLRERVGATALGIVVGMILSPLVGGMTPLERAHDKLAHLSAGIARLLGDLGAGAARGYGREQATQWLARSRQLGETLGEAVDAVEDLDRQARWSLTTPLTEVTPVHHTCRVLEHGVHQVNSVARTLFDAAAEPHRPGVPDDIGPLLTAASAAFAAHARLETDPAADTTQDTDDLEDLLDGLREVRRQTLNKVRTRIDDTSVLVLTGSIITDIDRMAGALDRSAPALSVDARGTGPGIPAVSEVVPVVRGIWEKAVTTRAEPPSKQVD, from the coding sequence TTGCTCCGGTCGCTCACCGGGTCCGTGGACCCGATCCTGGTCGTCGGTGCCGGCCTCGCGCTCTGTGCGCTGGTCACCGCGTTGCTGCGGCGCAAGGTCAAGCCGGTGGTCGAGGCCGCCGGGCGGACCGTGCTCGCCCGGGTGCGACCGCACCTGCCGGCCGGGCTGTGCCGGGTGGCCCACCGCTGCTACGGGCGGATCGACCCGGCCACCGTCCGCGCCACCCTGGTGGCGTCGATCGCCGCCGGCATCGCCTGGTCGTTCGCCACCACCCTGCAGCTGGCCGGTGCGGTCACGGCGTCGATCACCGCGATCCTGTCGGTGCAGCTGAGCGCCCACGCCTCGGTCCGCGACGGTACGAAGCGCCTGGTCGGCACCGCCGCCGGGATCGGGGTCGCGCTGGCGGTGTGGCACGTGTTCGGTCCCAGCCCGTCCTCGATCGCGGTGATCGCCGGGTGCGGTCTGATCGCGGGCCGGTTGTTGCGTCTCGGCGACGGGGCTGTTGCCGTGCCGGCGACCTCGCTGGGCGTCCTGGTCGCCGGGGGTGTCGTCAGCAATACCCTGCTCCGGGAGCGGGTGGGGGCGACCGCGCTGGGCATCGTGGTCGGCATGATCCTCTCGCCGCTGGTCGGGGGGATGACGCCGCTGGAACGGGCGCACGACAAGCTGGCGCACCTGTCGGCCGGGATCGCGCGGCTGCTCGGTGATCTCGGGGCCGGTGCGGCCCGGGGGTACGGCCGGGAGCAGGCCACGCAGTGGCTGGCGCGCTCGCGTCAGCTCGGCGAGACCCTGGGCGAGGCGGTCGATGCGGTGGAGGACCTGGACCGGCAGGCCCGCTGGTCGCTGACCACCCCGCTCACCGAGGTGACCCCGGTGCACCACACCTGCCGGGTGCTCGAGCACGGGGTGCACCAGGTGAACTCGGTGGCGCGGACGCTGTTCGACGCCGCCGCCGAACCGCACCGGCCCGGTGTGCCGGACGACATCGGGCCGCTGCTGACGGCCGCTTCCGCGGCGTTCGCCGCGCACGCCCGGCTGGAGACGGACCCGGCCGCCGACACCACCCAGGACACCGATGACCTGGAGGATCTGCTCGACGGGTTGCGCGAGGTGCGCCGGCAGACGCTGAACAAGGTACGCACGCGGATCGACGACACCAGCGTGCTGGTGCTGACCGGCTCGATCATCACCGACATCGACCGGATGGCCGGGGCGCTGGACCGCTCGGCACCGGCGCTGAGCGTGGACGCGCGGGGGACGGGCCCGGGCATCCCGGCGGTCTCCGAGGTCGTGCCGGTGGTGCGCGGCATCTGGGAGAAGGCGGTGACCACGCGGGCCGAACCGCCATCCAAGCAGGTCGATTGA
- a CDS encoding endo alpha-1,4 polygalactosaminidase: protein MAVNRKRLKVGVAMAAVLVVALGAGIGTADAGTRRPWSAKPTKPAATPTPAATSAPTWAPPPANATFDYQIGGAYQPPAGVTVVSRDREAAPAAGIYTICYVNAFQAQPGTESWWQRNHPDLILRDGNGDPVVDEDWNELMLDFSTEAKRTALTGIVGEWIDGCAADGFRAIEADNLDSYTRSQKLLTQDQAVAYATALNSRAHDRGLAAGQKNTAELSSATARKAGFDFAVAEECADFDECDAYTATYGSNVIVIEYSRSGFSKACASVGSKLSVVLRDVDVTTPGSRSYTYGAC from the coding sequence ATGGCAGTGAACCGTAAGAGGCTCAAGGTGGGCGTGGCCATGGCGGCGGTCCTGGTCGTCGCGCTCGGTGCCGGGATCGGCACGGCCGACGCGGGCACCCGGCGCCCGTGGAGCGCCAAGCCGACCAAGCCCGCCGCGACGCCCACCCCGGCCGCGACCAGCGCGCCCACCTGGGCCCCGCCACCGGCCAACGCGACCTTCGACTACCAGATCGGCGGGGCGTACCAGCCGCCCGCCGGCGTCACCGTGGTCAGCCGGGACCGGGAGGCCGCCCCGGCCGCCGGGATCTACACGATCTGCTACGTCAACGCCTTCCAGGCGCAGCCCGGCACCGAGTCGTGGTGGCAGCGCAACCACCCGGACCTCATCCTCCGCGACGGCAACGGCGATCCGGTCGTCGACGAGGACTGGAACGAGCTGATGCTGGACTTCTCCACCGAGGCCAAGCGCACCGCGCTGACCGGGATCGTCGGCGAGTGGATCGACGGTTGCGCGGCCGACGGCTTCCGGGCGATCGAGGCCGACAACCTCGACTCCTACACCCGGTCGCAGAAGCTGCTGACCCAGGACCAGGCGGTCGCCTACGCCACCGCGCTCAACTCCCGGGCGCACGACCGGGGCCTGGCCGCGGGGCAGAAGAACACCGCCGAGCTGAGCAGCGCGACCGCCCGCAAGGCCGGGTTCGACTTCGCGGTCGCCGAGGAGTGCGCCGACTTCGACGAGTGCGACGCCTACACCGCCACCTACGGCAGCAACGTGATCGTGATCGAATACTCGCGCAGCGGGTTCTCCAAGGCGTGCGCGTCGGTGGGCAGCAAGCTGTCGGTCGTGCTGCGCGACGTGGACGTCACCACGCCGGGCTCACGGTCGTACACGTACGGGGCGTGCTGA
- a CDS encoding ABC transporter substrate-binding protein, which yields MRRPVPLLLTLALVAAAAGCGDDDSGGADPIRVAQIVSLTGNYSPLGSENQKSVALAVRQINDAGGIGGRRLELTVRDDKSQPDQAVLAFNDIKGDADAVIGSPFSNSALATLPLVDRAKIPYLSLTPADEQVQPVHPYVFVVPATAGTYAEATLQYLQASKVTRLAVAYDTRSSYAVAGVKGLRAKAAQYGVTLDPVEEFQTTATEFGAVFTHVRSSSAQSLMVWATGAPAVALTKQYAASGLRIPLVLTGSQASKLFLDPAGPAAEGVTVASSIGVVGDSLPDGPQKTAVKELSDAFTAEHGYPPPQFAQDGYSAVKLLRAAIERAGGTDREKVRAALESTTLTTPNGTYKYSATNHSGLSTDYIAITTVQNGAFVPTAWSKARLATVGGR from the coding sequence GTGCGCAGACCAGTGCCCCTCCTTCTGACCCTTGCCCTGGTGGCCGCCGCGGCCGGCTGCGGCGACGACGACAGCGGCGGTGCCGACCCGATCCGGGTCGCCCAGATCGTGTCGCTGACCGGCAACTACTCACCGCTGGGCAGCGAGAACCAGAAATCCGTCGCGCTCGCTGTGCGGCAGATCAACGACGCGGGCGGCATCGGGGGCCGGCGCCTCGAGCTGACCGTGCGCGACGACAAGAGCCAGCCCGACCAGGCGGTGCTGGCGTTCAACGACATCAAGGGCGACGCCGACGCGGTGATCGGCTCGCCGTTCTCCAACTCCGCGCTGGCCACGCTGCCGCTGGTCGACCGCGCGAAGATCCCCTACCTGTCGCTCACCCCGGCCGACGAGCAGGTGCAACCCGTGCACCCGTACGTCTTCGTCGTGCCCGCCACCGCCGGCACCTACGCCGAGGCCACTCTGCAGTACTTGCAGGCAAGCAAGGTGACCCGGCTCGCGGTCGCCTACGACACCCGCAGCAGCTACGCCGTCGCCGGGGTCAAGGGGCTGCGGGCCAAGGCCGCGCAGTACGGCGTCACCCTGGACCCGGTCGAGGAGTTCCAGACCACCGCCACCGAGTTCGGCGCGGTGTTCACCCACGTCCGGTCCTCGTCCGCCCAGTCGCTGATGGTGTGGGCGACCGGCGCGCCCGCGGTGGCACTGACCAAGCAGTACGCGGCCAGTGGCCTGCGCATCCCGCTGGTGCTCACCGGGTCGCAGGCCAGCAAGCTGTTCCTCGACCCGGCCGGCCCGGCGGCCGAGGGCGTCACGGTGGCGAGCTCCATCGGCGTGGTCGGCGACTCGTTGCCCGACGGACCGCAGAAGACCGCCGTCAAGGAGCTGTCCGACGCCTTCACCGCCGAGCACGGTTACCCGCCACCCCAGTTCGCCCAGGACGGCTACAGCGCGGTCAAGCTGCTGCGAGCCGCGATCGAGCGGGCCGGTGGCACCGATCGGGAGAAGGTCCGGGCCGCGCTGGAATCGACGACGCTGACCACGCCGAACGGCACCTACAAGTACTCGGCCACCAACCACAGCGGACTGTCCACCGACTACATCGCCATCACCACCGTGCAGAACGGGGCTTTCGTCCCGACCGCCTGGTCGAAGGCCAGGCTCGCCACGGTCGGTGGCCGGTGA
- a CDS encoding PadR family transcriptional regulator, whose product MTPATYFILAALQHEALHGYAITQRAAELSDGRVRLATGTLYAALDRLTGAGLITAHGEEIVNGRSRRYYAMTEQGRAALGAEADRLAAAARVVTVGRPAVGLA is encoded by the coding sequence ATGACTCCAGCCACCTACTTCATCCTGGCCGCGTTGCAACACGAGGCGCTGCACGGCTACGCGATCACGCAGCGGGCCGCGGAACTCTCCGACGGGCGGGTGCGCCTGGCGACCGGCACGCTGTACGCCGCGCTCGACCGGCTCACCGGCGCCGGCCTCATCACCGCCCACGGCGAGGAGATCGTCAACGGCCGCAGCCGGCGCTACTACGCGATGACCGAGCAGGGCCGCGCCGCGCTCGGCGCCGAGGCCGACCGGCTGGCAGCCGCAGCCCGCGTGGTCACCGTCGGCCGCCCGGCGGTGGGGCTGGCATGA
- a CDS encoding PaaX family transcriptional regulator C-terminal domain-containing protein, with the protein MPSGTADHSPRPQTLVLMLLGDHVLDRDVCVFSGSVIDVLARLGISEHATRSTLTRMAGRDLLQRRRHGRKVYVGLTARSTTILRDGRTRIWQTGAVNDRWDGSWTLLCFSLPESWQRQRHDLRSQLSWSGFGPLQGGLWIAPGAANASAIVTGLGLQAHARVFRAHADELTDVPALIADAWDLTEVAARYRGFLDRWEVAPPEDDPLAARLGLVTEWLGAIRRDPRLPVEHLPAGWPAVAAQKLFRELELAYAGPARAAAAEVLDLLPG; encoded by the coding sequence ATGCCGTCCGGGACCGCCGATCACTCGCCCCGCCCGCAGACGCTGGTGCTGATGCTGCTCGGCGACCATGTGCTGGACCGCGACGTGTGCGTCTTCTCGGGCAGCGTCATCGACGTGCTCGCCCGGCTGGGCATCTCCGAGCACGCGACCCGCTCCACCCTGACCCGGATGGCCGGGCGCGATCTGCTGCAGCGCCGCCGGCACGGCCGCAAGGTGTACGTCGGGCTGACCGCCCGGTCGACCACGATCCTGCGCGACGGCCGCACCCGGATCTGGCAGACCGGCGCGGTCAACGACCGGTGGGACGGCAGCTGGACGTTGCTCTGCTTCTCGCTGCCCGAGTCCTGGCAGCGGCAGCGGCACGACCTGCGCTCGCAGCTGAGCTGGTCCGGCTTCGGCCCGCTGCAGGGCGGCCTCTGGATCGCACCCGGCGCGGCGAACGCGAGCGCCATCGTGACCGGGCTGGGCCTGCAGGCCCATGCGCGGGTGTTCCGGGCACACGCCGACGAGCTCACCGACGTGCCCGCGCTGATCGCCGACGCCTGGGACCTCACCGAGGTGGCCGCCCGCTACCGGGGTTTCCTCGACCGCTGGGAGGTGGCGCCACCCGAGGACGACCCGCTCGCGGCCCGGTTGGGCCTGGTCACCGAGTGGTTGGGCGCGATCCGCCGGGACCCCCGGCTGCCGGTCGAGCACCTGCCCGCCGGGTGGCCGGCCGTGGCCGCGCAGAAGCTGTTCCGCGAGCTCGAACTCGCGTACGCCGGCCCGGCCCGGGCCGCCGCCGCGGAAGTGCTGGACCTGCTGCCGGGCTGA
- a CDS encoding glycoside hydrolase family 9 protein — protein MTPHLRRRVTMLTAAATAAMLALTSLTANPASAEPAQLIANGDFATGTTGWWSTDNAPISAAGGELCADVPGGTTNAWDVSLGYNDVPLVAGAAYRLSFRAHADAPVTVRANVQLNEDPYTAALSRSVALTTAAQTFDSSFTSSLQSANGTLTFQLGGSAQAFRFCLDDVSLTSDTAAPPAGAEQLENGDFSDGTAGWYSYGTTATGVDDGQLCTTVPGGLANPWDAGIGQNNVTLQAGSAYTLSFDATASPGATVRAAVQLGADPYTSYLSRDVALTPARQHLEYTFTASEDTTAGQVAFQVGGAAAEYRLCLDNVSLTGGEAEPPYVPDTGPRVRVNQVGYLPAGPKNATLVTDATTALDWQLKNAAGSVVRSGRSTPRGVDAASGQNVHTIDFTGYTTAGTGYTLVADGQTSHPFDISGTVYERLRPDALQFFYIQRSGIAIDGGLVGEQYARPAGHLGVAPNKGDTDVPCRANTCDYRLDVRGGWYDAGDQGKYVVNGGIAVQQLMSSFERTKTAVTAAHGAGLADSTLRVPERGNKVPDILDEARWELEFLMRMQVPAGQPLAGMAHHKMHDANWTGLPMQPQDDPEQRELQPPSTAATLNLAATTAQCARLFAPYDATFAAKCLTVARTAYAAAKANPAKLAQDLGGGGGSYGDDDVSDEFYWAAAELYLTTGEAAFLTDVTASRHHTGDVFAATGFGWASTAALGRLDLATVPSALPAADRERVRQSVLTAADGYLATVGAQAYGLPMPGNAGAYFWGANSNILNNVQVLATAFDMTGAAKYRDAAVQGVDYIFGRNALNQSYVTGWGEKASENQHTRIYAHEKDAALPHPPAGSLAGGANAGLDDPYAKSLLTGCKPMFCYVDDIESYATNELAINWNSALAWVASFLADQGRGEPAAAVSCRATYTNYGDWADKSGFTAQLAVTNTGTKAIDGWAVRFAFLGGQKVRDAWSAEATQSGATVTAKNLAANQRIQPGATVYFGFNATTPGGPNPAPELITLNGSACGRS, from the coding sequence GTGACTCCACACCTGCGTAGGCGGGTCACCATGCTGACGGCGGCCGCCACAGCGGCCATGCTGGCACTCACATCCCTGACGGCAAACCCCGCGTCGGCCGAACCGGCGCAGCTCATCGCCAACGGCGACTTCGCCACCGGGACGACCGGCTGGTGGTCCACCGACAACGCGCCGATCTCCGCGGCCGGCGGCGAGCTCTGCGCGGACGTACCCGGCGGCACCACCAACGCCTGGGATGTCAGCCTCGGCTACAACGACGTACCGCTGGTCGCCGGCGCGGCCTATCGGCTCAGCTTCCGTGCGCATGCCGACGCGCCGGTGACCGTCCGGGCCAACGTGCAGCTCAACGAGGACCCGTACACCGCGGCGCTGTCCCGGTCGGTGGCGCTGACCACCGCGGCGCAGACCTTCGACTCGTCGTTCACCTCCAGCCTGCAGTCGGCCAACGGCACGCTGACGTTCCAGCTCGGCGGGTCTGCCCAGGCGTTCCGGTTCTGCCTCGACGACGTGTCGCTGACCAGTGACACCGCCGCGCCGCCGGCCGGTGCCGAGCAGCTGGAAAACGGCGACTTCAGCGACGGCACCGCGGGCTGGTACTCCTACGGCACCACGGCGACCGGGGTCGACGACGGACAGCTGTGCACGACGGTGCCCGGTGGGCTGGCCAACCCCTGGGACGCCGGCATCGGGCAGAACAACGTGACGTTGCAGGCCGGGTCGGCGTACACGCTGTCGTTCGACGCGACGGCCAGCCCCGGTGCCACCGTGCGGGCCGCCGTTCAGCTGGGCGCCGACCCGTACACCTCGTACCTGAGCCGGGATGTCGCCCTGACCCCGGCCCGGCAGCACCTGGAGTACACGTTCACCGCGTCCGAGGACACCACCGCGGGTCAGGTCGCCTTCCAGGTCGGTGGCGCCGCCGCGGAGTACCGGCTGTGCCTGGACAACGTGTCGCTGACCGGGGGCGAGGCCGAGCCGCCGTACGTGCCGGACACCGGGCCCCGGGTGCGGGTCAACCAGGTCGGCTACCTGCCGGCCGGCCCGAAGAACGCCACCCTGGTCACCGACGCCACCACGGCGCTGGACTGGCAGCTCAAGAACGCGGCCGGCAGCGTGGTCAGGTCGGGGCGCAGCACGCCGCGCGGGGTGGACGCCGCCTCGGGCCAGAACGTCCACACCATCGACTTCACCGGCTACACCACCGCGGGTACGGGCTACACGCTGGTCGCCGACGGCCAGACCAGCCACCCGTTCGACATCTCCGGCACCGTCTACGAGCGACTGCGCCCGGACGCCCTGCAGTTCTTCTACATCCAGCGCAGCGGCATCGCCATCGACGGCGGGCTGGTCGGCGAGCAGTACGCCCGGCCCGCCGGTCACCTGGGCGTGGCACCCAACAAGGGCGACACCGACGTGCCGTGCCGGGCGAACACCTGCGACTACCGGCTGGACGTGCGCGGCGGCTGGTACGACGCCGGTGACCAGGGCAAGTACGTGGTCAACGGCGGGATCGCCGTGCAGCAGCTGATGAGCAGCTTCGAGCGCACCAAGACCGCGGTCACCGCGGCGCACGGTGCCGGGCTGGCCGACAGCACGCTGCGGGTGCCCGAGCGGGGCAACAAGGTCCCCGACATCCTCGACGAGGCCCGCTGGGAGCTGGAGTTCCTGATGCGCATGCAGGTGCCGGCCGGTCAGCCGTTGGCCGGGATGGCGCACCACAAGATGCACGACGCCAACTGGACCGGCCTGCCGATGCAGCCGCAGGACGACCCCGAGCAGCGCGAGCTGCAGCCGCCGTCGACCGCGGCCACGCTCAACCTGGCGGCCACGACCGCCCAGTGCGCTCGGCTGTTCGCCCCGTACGACGCGACGTTCGCGGCCAAGTGCCTCACCGTGGCGCGCACCGCGTACGCGGCGGCCAAGGCCAACCCGGCGAAGCTGGCGCAGGACCTGGGTGGCGGCGGTGGCAGCTACGGCGACGACGACGTGTCCGACGAGTTCTACTGGGCCGCCGCCGAGCTGTACCTGACCACCGGGGAAGCGGCGTTCCTGACCGATGTGACCGCGTCCCGGCACCACACCGGCGACGTCTTCGCGGCCACCGGCTTCGGCTGGGCCAGCACCGCGGCGCTGGGCCGGCTGGACCTGGCGACGGTACCGAGCGCACTGCCGGCCGCCGACCGGGAACGGGTCCGGCAGTCGGTGCTCACCGCCGCGGACGGTTACCTGGCGACGGTCGGCGCCCAGGCGTACGGGCTGCCGATGCCGGGCAACGCGGGGGCCTACTTCTGGGGCGCCAACAGCAACATCCTCAACAACGTCCAGGTGCTGGCGACCGCGTTCGACATGACCGGTGCGGCCAAGTACCGGGACGCGGCGGTGCAGGGTGTGGACTACATCTTCGGGCGTAACGCGCTGAACCAGTCGTACGTCACCGGCTGGGGCGAGAAGGCGTCGGAGAACCAGCACACCCGGATCTACGCCCACGAGAAGGACGCCGCGCTGCCGCACCCGCCGGCCGGGTCGCTGGCCGGCGGCGCGAACGCCGGGCTGGACGACCCGTACGCCAAGAGCCTGCTCACCGGGTGCAAGCCGATGTTCTGCTACGTGGACGACATCGAGTCGTACGCGACCAACGAGCTGGCCATCAACTGGAACTCCGCCCTGGCCTGGGTGGCGTCCTTCCTGGCCGATCAGGGCCGGGGTGAGCCGGCTGCGGCGGTGTCCTGCCGGGCTACCTACACCAACTACGGCGACTGGGCGGACAAGAGCGGGTTCACCGCGCAGCTGGCCGTCACCAACACCGGCACCAAGGCCATCGACGGCTGGGCCGTGCGCTTCGCCTTCCTCGGCGGTCAGAAGGTACGCGATGCGTGGTCGGCCGAGGCGACCCAGTCCGGCGCCACGGTGACGGCCAAGAACCTCGCCGCGAACCAGCGCATCCAGCCCGGGGCGACGGTGTACTTCGGCTTCAACGCCACGACGCCGGGCGGACCCAACCCGGCGCCGGAGCTGATCACCCTGAACGGGTCGGCCTGCGGCCGGTCCTGA